The following proteins come from a genomic window of Oncorhynchus clarkii lewisi isolate Uvic-CL-2024 chromosome 23, UVic_Ocla_1.0, whole genome shotgun sequence:
- the LOC139381648 gene encoding neuronal pentraxin-2-like, producing the protein MLSLLRLLCFYALGLGYEKLVRGQDDNPDTGARFLCRSMTVGADTCLVPVVPEPNTAAQEEVLRNTVMQLRETVLQQKETIVNQLGTINELTTKLSLCESASEEGKYESGGSWSKNKNNQNTMGDLPRDPNDTIDNLGKTMQSLKDRLENLEQQQQRANMSGALFPSELRDLLQHRLGDLEKQLLSKVNNLEEEKSLLYNETTAHRQKTESTLNSLLTRINELEKGGSGFKSPEQFKLVLPLRTNYLYGRMAKSLPEMYSFTLCMWLRSSAGPGIGTPFSYGVPGQANEIVLMEWGNNPIELLINDKVAQLPLSVRDGRWQHICITWTTRDGLWEAYQDGQKLGAGDNLAPWHRIKPGGAIILGQEQDMVGGRFDATQAFVGELSQVNIWDKVLKPADILTMANCSSYTPGNVVSWLDSDVEVFGGGAAKLPLEICQDRLSETES; encoded by the exons ATGTTATCTCTTTTGAGATTGTTGTGTTTTTACGCACTGGGACTGGGCTATGAGAAGCTTGTGCGTGGACAGGATGACAATCCGGATACGGGAGCCCGGTTCCTATGCCGATCCATGACGGTTGGCGCGGACACTTGTTTGGTCCCGGTAGTTCCCGAACCAAACACGGCAGCTCAGGAGGAAGTGTTGAGGAACACAGTCATGCAGCTCCGTGAAACGGTTCTCCAACAGAAAGAGACGATAGTCAACCAACTTGGGACCATAAACGAGCTGACCACCAAGCTCTCCCTCTGCGAGTCAGCCTCCGAGGAAGGGAAGTATGAAAGTGGTGGATCTTGGAGTAAAAACAAAAATAATCAGAACACAATGGGAGATTTACCCAGAGATCCCAATGATACAATCGACAACCTCGGTAAGACCATGCAGAGTCTGAAAGACCGACTGGAGAACCTAGAG cagcagcagcagagagcaaACATGTCGGGAGCGTTGTTCCCCAGCGAGCTGCGAGACCTGCTGCAGCACAGGCTGGGAGACCTGGAAAAACAGCTGCTCAGTAAGGTCAACAACCTGGAGGAAGAGAAGTCTCTGCTCTACAACGAGACCACAGCCCACAGGCAGAAGACAGAGAGCACCCTCAACTCCCTGCTGACCAGGATCAATGAGCTGGAGAAAG GTGGCAGTGGGTTCAAGTCCCCCGAGCAGTTTAAGCTGGTCCTCCCCCTGCGTACGAACTATCTGTACGGCCGCATGGCCAAGAGCCTTCCTGAGATGTACTCTTTCACTCTGTGCATGTGGCTGCGGTCCAGCGCCGGCCCTGGCATAGGCACCCCCTTCTCCTATGGGGTGCCAGGACAGGCCAATGAGATTGTCCTCATGGAGTGGGGCAACAACCCCATAGAGCTGCTCATCAATGACAAG GTGGCTCAGCTACCTTTATCAGTGCGTGATGGGAGGTGGCAACACATCTGTATCACCTGGACCACCAGGGATGGTCTATGGGAAGCCTACCAGGATGGTCAGAAGCTGGGGGCAGGGGATAACCTGGCTCCCTGGCACCGCATCAAGCCTGGAGGAGCCATCATACTGGGGCAGGAACAA GACATGGTGGGCGGGCGCTTTGACGCCACACAGGCCTTTGTGGGTGAGCTGAGCCAGGTTAACATCTGGGACAAGGTCCTGAAGCCAGCCGACATCCTTACCATGGCCAACTGTTCCTCCTATACCCCCGGGAACGTGGTGTCCTGGCTGGACAGTGATGTGGAGGTGTTTGGAGGGGGAGCAGCCAAATTGCCTTTAGAGATATGCCAGGACCGGCTGTCTGAGACTGAGTCTTAG
- the LOC139381870 gene encoding protein VCF1-like, whose amino-acid sequence MLTENRKRRRGGDNEGDQLAKRSGGGQEGHALVSKLGQDVWDSESSGSDSSSGISSPERAGGGASTSTCTQSQKNCTSQGLLSPSQEDPSISSLSLYGGSTPYDHINSVLREAHFSSLQTRGQPGST is encoded by the exons ATGTTGACGGAAAACAG GAAGCGGCGGCGGGGTGGAGACAATGAGGGGGACCAGCTGGCGAAAAGGTCAGGAGGGGGACAGGAGGGTCACGCCCTGGTGTCCAAGCTGGGCCAAGACGTCTGGGACTCTGAg tcgTCCGGCAGTGACAGCAGTAGTGGTATCAGTAGTCCTGAGAGGGCAGGGGGAGGAGCCAGCACCAGCACATGTACACAGAGCCAGAAGAACTGCACTTCCCAGGGTCTCCTCAGTCCCTCGCAAGAAGACCCTTCAATTTCCTCGTTGAGTCTCTATGGCGGCAGCACTCCCTATGACCACATCAACAGTGTTCTGAGGGAGGCCCATTTCAGCAGTCTGCAGACCAGAGGTCAACCAGGATCTACGTGA